From the genome of Ectobacillus sp. JY-23, one region includes:
- the addA gene encoding helicase-exonuclease AddAB subunit AddA, which yields MIKPAHVHWTDDQWKAIVAEGSDILVAAAAGSGKTAVLVERIIQKLIGPNPIDVDRLLVVTFTNASAQEMKTRIAEALDKELAKQPHSQHLRKQLNLLGRASISTLHSFCLQVIRNYYYMIDVDPGFRIGSQAEIELLKEEVLHDLLEEEYGLEGNEPFFDLVERYTSDRSDHDLQDMILAFHREATSHPNPKGWLQHIRDLYKEANHIDELPYTSYLLACIQLQLRGLRAHLEKAIELTQWPGGPLPREAVFRNDIRQIDMLLAASSWTEMDEAIKSVKWETLPRIKRADYEEELLQRTDQLRKKVKDDIAKMAEDWFSRSPEAYMRDLKEMAPIIAKLTDLVQTFIARFQQVKRAKSMVDFTDLEHFCLAILQENDAPSAVAMHYRELFAEVLVDEYQDVNFVQESILRLVTKETESAGNLFMVGDIKQSIYRFRLAEPGLFLGKYKRFTHEGEGGLKIDLAQNFRSRPEVLHGTNFVFKQIMGEAVGEIAYDEDAELKPGAVYPDSSDVDAELLVIQVEAQEEEELENPQLEARLIAQRIRKMISSGYEIYDRKHNSMRPVSYRDFVILLRSMPWAPAMMEEFKLQGIPAYAELTTGYFEATEVNVMLNVLRVIDNPQQDIPLASVLRSPIVGMTDEELATIRIHGKKASFYQVLKSFAYSGEPRELREKTDLFLQALQRWRDFARQHPLTELIASIYRQTGYYDFVGGLPGGKQRQANLRMLQDKARQYEAGDFRGLFRFLRFIERLQERGDDMGAARVANEQEDVVRIMTVHKSKGLEFPVVFVAGMGRRFNTRDLTNRFLLHKDFGFGSQFIDPQKRIKFTTLPYIAIKQKMKMELIAEEMRVLYVALTRAKEKLILIGSVKDAAGAVSKWTETNDHKEWLLPDYVRAQASSYLDWLGPALMRHRAGAEFGDRDRVLAAIDQHEAKWKVEIIPTDALQPFGTETEEDAGLLAALRAHKPVPAKDSDIVERLCWSYSFGDATTYRAKQSVSDLKRQYESNEDSDEVLLSAPRSSIEKRPRFMEKKGLTGAERGTAMHTVMQHVNLHAEITKERVAEQLASMVNRELLTEEQAESVDPEEIVMFFRTNLGQRVKVASHVEREVPFSILLAASETYRDWSAMYEEKVVVQGVIDCMIEEEDGIILIDFKTDKITGKYPRGFEQARKELEKRYEKQLHLYATAIETSLKKQVKEKYLYFFDGHHILALD from the coding sequence ATGATAAAGCCGGCTCATGTGCATTGGACAGATGATCAATGGAAAGCAATTGTTGCAGAGGGCAGTGATATTTTGGTAGCTGCAGCAGCAGGTTCCGGTAAAACTGCTGTACTGGTTGAGCGCATTATTCAAAAGTTAATTGGACCGAACCCAATTGATGTAGATCGTTTGCTTGTTGTTACCTTTACGAATGCTTCTGCACAGGAGATGAAAACGAGAATTGCAGAAGCGTTGGACAAAGAGCTTGCAAAGCAGCCGCATTCACAGCATTTACGCAAACAGCTGAATCTGCTGGGACGTGCTTCTATCTCAACCCTACACTCCTTTTGCTTGCAAGTAATTCGTAACTATTATTACATGATTGATGTAGACCCTGGGTTTCGCATTGGCAGTCAAGCCGAAATTGAATTATTAAAAGAGGAAGTCTTACACGACTTGCTCGAAGAGGAGTATGGTCTGGAAGGAAATGAGCCGTTCTTCGATCTTGTAGAACGCTATACAAGTGATCGAAGTGATCATGACTTACAGGATATGATCCTTGCTTTTCATAGAGAAGCGACTTCTCATCCTAACCCAAAGGGCTGGCTACAACACATTAGGGATCTGTACAAAGAAGCCAATCATATAGACGAATTACCGTATACATCATATTTGTTAGCGTGTATACAATTGCAGCTACGCGGCTTGCGCGCTCATCTGGAAAAGGCAATTGAACTTACGCAATGGCCGGGTGGACCACTTCCGCGTGAAGCAGTATTTCGGAATGATATTAGGCAAATTGATATGTTACTAGCAGCATCGTCGTGGACCGAGATGGATGAAGCAATCAAGTCTGTGAAGTGGGAGACGTTGCCGCGTATTAAGCGTGCAGATTATGAAGAAGAGCTACTACAGCGTACGGACCAGCTACGAAAAAAAGTAAAAGACGACATAGCAAAAATGGCGGAGGACTGGTTTAGCAGGTCACCAGAAGCCTATATGCGCGATTTAAAAGAAATGGCACCTATTATCGCCAAATTGACTGATTTGGTACAGACATTCATTGCTCGGTTTCAGCAAGTCAAACGTGCTAAAAGCATGGTCGACTTTACAGATTTGGAGCACTTTTGCTTAGCGATTTTACAAGAAAATGATGCTCCTTCTGCTGTTGCAATGCACTATCGTGAGTTGTTTGCGGAGGTGCTTGTCGATGAGTATCAGGACGTAAACTTTGTTCAGGAATCAATCTTGCGCCTTGTAACGAAAGAAACGGAAAGTGCTGGAAATCTATTTATGGTTGGTGATATTAAGCAATCTATTTACCGTTTTCGCCTAGCTGAACCTGGTCTGTTTCTTGGAAAGTATAAACGTTTTACACATGAGGGTGAAGGGGGACTGAAGATTGATCTTGCACAAAACTTTCGCAGTCGTCCCGAGGTTTTACATGGTACAAACTTTGTGTTCAAGCAAATTATGGGTGAGGCTGTAGGGGAAATTGCATATGATGAGGATGCTGAATTAAAGCCGGGAGCTGTATATCCAGATAGTTCTGATGTGGATGCCGAGCTGTTAGTCATTCAGGTAGAAGCGCAAGAGGAAGAAGAGCTTGAAAATCCCCAACTAGAAGCACGTTTGATTGCCCAGCGCATTCGAAAGATGATCAGCTCAGGTTATGAGATATATGATCGCAAACATAATTCTATGCGTCCAGTATCTTATCGCGACTTTGTAATTTTATTACGTTCCATGCCGTGGGCACCTGCAATGATGGAAGAGTTTAAGTTGCAGGGTATTCCTGCATATGCTGAGCTGACAACAGGCTACTTTGAAGCAACGGAAGTTAATGTAATGCTAAATGTACTGCGCGTAATTGATAACCCGCAGCAAGATATTCCGCTAGCATCTGTATTGCGTTCTCCTATTGTCGGTATGACGGATGAAGAATTGGCGACCATACGCATTCACGGTAAAAAAGCTTCCTTCTACCAAGTGCTGAAAAGCTTTGCGTATTCGGGTGAACCAAGAGAGCTCCGCGAAAAAACAGATTTATTTTTACAAGCATTACAGAGATGGCGCGATTTTGCACGTCAACACCCCCTCACAGAACTGATTGCTAGTATATATCGTCAAACTGGTTATTATGACTTTGTTGGTGGTCTACCAGGAGGAAAGCAAAGACAAGCAAATTTACGTATGCTACAGGACAAGGCAAGGCAATATGAAGCCGGTGATTTCCGTGGGTTATTCCGGTTTTTACGCTTTATTGAAAGGCTGCAAGAGCGCGGTGATGATATGGGAGCTGCAAGGGTAGCGAACGAGCAGGAAGACGTAGTGCGTATCATGACGGTTCATAAAAGTAAAGGTCTTGAGTTTCCGGTCGTATTCGTTGCAGGCATGGGAAGACGTTTTAATACGAGAGATTTAACAAATCGTTTTCTTCTGCACAAGGATTTTGGTTTTGGTTCGCAGTTCATTGACCCGCAAAAGCGAATTAAATTTACAACGTTACCTTATATAGCCATCAAACAAAAGATGAAGATGGAACTGATTGCGGAGGAAATGAGAGTACTTTATGTAGCTCTGACACGCGCAAAGGAGAAGCTGATTTTAATAGGCTCAGTTAAAGATGCTGCTGGTGCTGTGTCTAAATGGACTGAAACGAACGATCATAAAGAATGGCTTCTTCCTGACTATGTAAGAGCGCAGGCTTCCTCCTATCTTGATTGGTTAGGCCCTGCTTTAATGCGACACAGAGCAGGGGCGGAATTCGGAGATAGAGATAGAGTACTGGCTGCTATCGATCAGCATGAAGCTAAGTGGAAAGTCGAGATTATTCCAACCGATGCATTGCAACCATTTGGAACGGAAACGGAAGAGGATGCAGGACTTCTTGCTGCCTTGCGAGCGCATAAGCCAGTTCCGGCGAAAGATTCTGATATAGTAGAGCGTTTGTGCTGGTCATATTCCTTTGGAGATGCTACCACATATCGAGCAAAACAATCTGTTTCTGACTTAAAGCGTCAGTATGAATCTAATGAAGATAGTGACGAAGTCCTCTTATCTGCGCCGCGCTCTTCTATTGAAAAACGACCGCGTTTTATGGAGAAAAAGGGATTAACCGGAGCAGAGCGCGGAACGGCGATGCATACTGTGATGCAACATGTGAACTTGCATGCAGAAATAACCAAGGAAAGAGTTGCTGAACAGTTAGCTAGCATGGTAAACCGTGAGCTATTAACAGAAGAGCAAGCGGAGAGTGTTGATCCAGAGGAAATTGTGATGTTTTTCCGTACGAATCTCGGTCAACGTGTAAAGGTCGCTTCTCATGTAGAACGAGAAGTGCCATTTTCTATTCTGCTAGCTGCTAGTGAAACGTATCGAGATTGGAGCGCTATGTACGAAGAGAAAGTTGTTGTACAAGGTGTAATTGATTGTATGATTGAGGAAGAAGACGGAATTATTCTCATTGATTTTAAAACGGATAAAATTACGGGCAAATATCCGCGCGGATTCGAACAGGCACGTAAGGAGCTGGAAAAACGCTATGAGAAGCAGTTGCATTTATATGCGACTGCTATTGAAACAAGTTTAAAGAAACAGGTAAAAGAAAAATATTTATACTTTTTTGACGGTCATCACATACTAGCCTTAGATTAA
- a CDS encoding HNH endonuclease codes for MGKRLYGTCELCKRDDLELTVHHLTPKELGGTFEPTADLCIACHKQIHALYTNEELAARLHTIEALQADEKISSFLKWIRKQPSSKLVKTKKSNERKQKGR; via the coding sequence ATGGGAAAACGATTGTATGGCACTTGTGAGCTCTGTAAAAGAGATGACTTGGAATTAACCGTTCACCATTTAACACCAAAGGAGTTAGGCGGTACGTTTGAACCGACTGCGGATTTATGTATCGCTTGTCATAAACAAATTCATGCTTTGTACACGAATGAAGAACTTGCTGCTCGTTTGCATACGATTGAGGCATTACAAGCTGACGAAAAAATCTCGTCATTTTTAAAATGGATTCGCAAGCAACCGTCTTCTAAACTTGTTAAAACAAAAAAATCAAATGAACGCAAACAAAAAGGAAGGTAG
- a CDS encoding spore germination protein yields the protein MPSLVGNVVVQNSNGSFNLGDFYNVSPKENTKAFNGSGASNVGFVVNTFNGISATNTFDPDVADQNQTATA from the coding sequence ATGCCATCCTTAGTCGGTAACGTTGTGGTCCAAAACAGCAACGGTTCATTTAATTTAGGCGATTTCTACAACGTTTCTCCCAAAGAGAATACAAAAGCTTTTAATGGTTCAGGCGCCTCAAACGTCGGTTTTGTTGTCAACACCTTTAACGGCATTAGTGCCACCAACACATTCGACCCTGACGTAGCAGATCAAAACCAAACAGCCACTGCATAA
- a CDS encoding spore germination protein GerPE, with protein sequence MFRRFSVVQDITVLTMGFSSVVQIGDTNTLEVKARAIAVQDEKGEFIVKDPPFSSYIIFRDTEITIPLRVKETRMHVINACPFIHVGSIFQRSMLTSACLHIGSLDYGFANSRILQIRKYAESSPSEKDSI encoded by the coding sequence ATGTTTAGACGTTTTTCTGTTGTGCAAGATATAACGGTTCTAACGATGGGGTTCAGCAGTGTTGTGCAAATTGGCGATACCAATACCTTGGAAGTTAAGGCTCGAGCCATTGCAGTGCAAGACGAAAAAGGAGAATTCATTGTGAAAGATCCTCCTTTTTCGTCCTACATTATTTTTCGAGATACAGAAATTACGATTCCCTTACGCGTAAAAGAAACGCGCATGCATGTTATCAATGCTTGTCCATTTATTCATGTCGGTTCAATCTTCCAAAGAAGTATGCTAACCTCAGCATGTTTGCATATCGGATCTTTAGATTATGGATTTGCTAACTCACGCATCTTGCAAATTCGAAAATATGCAGAAAGCTCACCTTCTGAAAAAGACAGCATATAG
- a CDS encoding spore gernimation protein GerPD, with product MLQYTVVNHEIKVGNIHSSGVSSSGLFVVGDIDFLILSSILDTPPESLAQGPFVPSVFDVPSTPA from the coding sequence ATGCTACAATACACTGTTGTGAATCATGAGATAAAAGTAGGAAATATTCATAGTTCAGGCGTTTCTTCGTCTGGTTTATTTGTAGTAGGAGATATCGATTTCCTCATATTGTCATCTATTCTGGATACACCGCCGGAATCATTGGCTCAAGGACCATTTGTTCCTTCTGTCTTTGATGTTCCGTCAACACCGGCATAA
- the gerPC gene encoding spore germination protein GerPC — MNQDWFQVVQQLQYTVQSQQQKLEELERELYAVQAELDNIKRNPPTTVGKVEYKFDQLKVENLNGTLNIGLNPYGGGSAIEDFDVATETLKVNPETEVNPDFYQDIIQQMNRYLDQEAYHRILQFEADERVPLDDMYRNMMIDDIRKQMEHRLPYYLSQVQTYPEITSNPEYMKDIIIHNMKQDIDKAFMAFIQHIPPHMRKE, encoded by the coding sequence ATGAATCAAGATTGGTTTCAGGTGGTACAACAGTTACAATATACAGTTCAATCGCAACAACAAAAACTAGAGGAACTAGAAAGAGAGTTATATGCCGTTCAAGCCGAGTTAGATAATATCAAAAGAAATCCCCCAACGACTGTAGGAAAGGTAGAATATAAGTTTGACCAATTAAAAGTTGAAAATTTAAACGGGACATTGAATATTGGTCTGAACCCATATGGAGGGGGAAGCGCTATTGAAGATTTCGATGTTGCGACCGAGACGCTCAAAGTAAACCCAGAAACTGAAGTAAATCCGGACTTTTATCAAGACATTATTCAACAAATGAACCGCTATTTGGATCAAGAGGCGTATCACCGCATTCTTCAATTTGAAGCAGATGAGCGCGTACCACTCGATGATATGTATCGAAATATGATGATTGACGACATCCGCAAGCAAATGGAACACCGTCTACCTTATTACTTATCCCAAGTACAAACTTATCCAGAAATTACATCAAACCCCGAATACATGAAAGACATCATTATCCATAATATGAAACAAGATATTGACAAAGCTTTTATGGCATTTATTCAGCATATCCCCCCTCATATGAGAAAGGAGTAA